From Pseudonocardia autotrophica, one genomic window encodes:
- a CDS encoding TRAP transporter large permease has product MDIALLLIVLLAAIVAGIPIAYSLILAALAFAVFFDHGVGLGMLVHNFTIANDSFPILAVPFFILAGMIMGKGGISRRLFNIATAWVGHLRGGFGVAAVLTALFFSAISGSGPGTVAAVGGMMIPQMVQRGYSRTFSGALIAAAGTMGVIIPPSIPLVIYGVTTGTSIGDLFLAGIFPGLLVSVMLMVWAVAHARRRGIGGTEKIPLSARFASLNQAKGALFLPVLILGGIYGGVFTPTEAAVVAVVYATVFSTLIYRELDLSGLFRAMVSAATICSAIMLIVAAAAPFALFLAVAEAPGQVLGLVGAISTNPVVIVCIVMIFLLLLGTFMETIAAITITAPILLILLGEIGMDPVQIGILLVMFLALGFVTPPLGPNVFVAARTAGVANEKLFVAVLPGIALIIVVCVVVAFVPALSLGLLDR; this is encoded by the coding sequence ATGGACATCGCGTTGCTGCTGATCGTCCTGCTGGCCGCGATCGTGGCCGGGATCCCGATCGCCTACTCGCTGATCCTGGCGGCACTGGCGTTCGCCGTGTTCTTCGACCACGGGGTCGGGCTCGGCATGCTCGTGCACAACTTCACGATCGCCAACGACTCCTTCCCCATCCTGGCCGTGCCGTTCTTCATCCTGGCCGGAATGATCATGGGCAAGGGTGGGATCTCCAGGCGCCTGTTCAACATCGCGACCGCGTGGGTCGGCCACCTCCGGGGAGGCTTCGGTGTGGCGGCGGTGCTCACGGCGCTGTTCTTCTCGGCCATCTCCGGCTCGGGGCCGGGCACGGTGGCCGCGGTCGGCGGGATGATGATCCCGCAGATGGTGCAGCGCGGCTACTCCCGGACGTTCTCCGGCGCGCTCATCGCGGCCGCGGGCACCATGGGGGTGATCATCCCGCCGTCGATCCCGTTGGTGATCTACGGCGTGACGACGGGGACCAGCATCGGTGACCTCTTCCTGGCCGGCATCTTCCCGGGGCTGCTGGTGAGCGTGATGCTGATGGTGTGGGCGGTCGCCCACGCCAGGCGTCGCGGCATCGGGGGCACCGAGAAGATTCCGCTCTCCGCGCGCTTCGCGTCGCTGAACCAGGCGAAGGGCGCGCTGTTCCTCCCGGTGCTGATCCTCGGCGGCATCTACGGCGGTGTGTTCACCCCCACCGAGGCCGCGGTGGTCGCGGTCGTCTACGCCACCGTCTTCTCGACGCTGATCTACCGCGAGCTCGATCTCTCCGGGTTGTTCCGGGCGATGGTCTCGGCCGCGACGATCTGCAGCGCGATCATGCTCATCGTCGCCGCGGCGGCGCCCTTCGCGCTGTTCCTCGCGGTCGCCGAGGCGCCTGGTCAGGTCCTGGGCCTGGTGGGCGCGATCTCGACCAACCCGGTCGTCATCGTCTGTATCGTGATGATCTTCCTGCTGCTCCTCGGCACCTTCATGGAGACCATCGCGGCGATCACCATCACCGCGCCCATCCTGCTCATCCTGCTGGGCGAGATCGGTATGGACCCGGTGCAGATCGGGATCCTGCTGGTGATGTTCCTGGCGCTCGGTTTCGTCACGCCGCCCCTGGGGCCGAACGTCTTCGTCGCGGCGAGGACCGCAGGTGTGGCGAACGAGAAGCTGTTCGTCGCGGTCCTGCCCGGCATCGCACTGATCATCGTCGTCTGCGTGGTGGTGGCCTTCGTCCCGGCACTGAGTCTCGGGCTGCTGGATCGATGA
- a CDS encoding GntR family transcriptional regulator, which yields MTVPRLVTESLADRAYRVLRAEITHGRLEQGERLDVTAIGETMGVSKTPLREALSRLEGDQLVVTRPRSGTYVAHITADDIDEMCGMRKAIEWFATREATLRMPDRVKRDLREEIVAADEAMTRGDHEPFFVSDMNLHRTIVEHAGNARMLAVRDSIEAYLEWLRIAGANGTHRSSGAAARHHEIIDAMIDGDADRAQRAAAVHVDEVREWTLEDFRVTTRPIAT from the coding sequence GTGACGGTGCCGCGTCTCGTCACGGAGTCGCTGGCGGACCGGGCCTATCGCGTGCTGCGTGCCGAGATCACGCACGGACGCCTGGAGCAGGGCGAACGGCTGGACGTCACGGCGATCGGCGAGACGATGGGGGTCTCGAAGACCCCGCTGCGCGAGGCGCTGAGCCGACTGGAGGGCGACCAGCTCGTCGTCACCCGGCCACGCTCGGGCACCTACGTCGCACACATCACCGCCGACGACATCGACGAGATGTGCGGCATGCGCAAGGCGATCGAGTGGTTCGCGACCCGCGAGGCCACCCTGCGGATGCCGGACCGGGTCAAGCGCGACCTTCGCGAGGAGATCGTGGCGGCCGACGAGGCGATGACCCGTGGCGACCACGAGCCGTTCTTCGTCTCCGACATGAACCTGCACCGCACGATCGTCGAGCACGCCGGAAACGCCCGGATGCTGGCGGTGCGGGACAGCATCGAGGCCTACCTCGAGTGGCTGCGGATCGCCGGGGCGAACGGAACCCACCGCAGCAGTGGCGCCGCGGCCCGCCACCACGAGATCATCGACGCGATGATCGACGGCGACGCCGACCGTGCGCAGCGGGCCGCCGCCGTGCACGTCGACGAGGTCCGGGAATGGACCCTCGAGGACTTCCGCGTGACGACCCGGCCGATCGCGACCTGA
- a CDS encoding energy-coupling factor ABC transporter permease, with protein sequence MHIAEGYLPPLHAVAWTVVAAPFVVHGARAVVVRVREDPDAKLLLGAAGAFTFVLSALKIPSVTGSSSHPTGTGLGAVLFRPPVMALVGTVVLLFQALLLAHGGLTTLGANVFSLAVAGPWIAYGSYRAVRRLGGSLGPAVFVAAFLADLGTYTVTSAQLALAFPDPTSGFGGAFLTFASIFSITQIPLAVAEGLLTVLVVRLLVRITPDELRRLGVLRPRDTTGTEPTEAAA encoded by the coding sequence GTGCACATCGCCGAGGGATACCTGCCGCCGCTGCACGCGGTGGCCTGGACCGTGGTCGCCGCCCCCTTCGTGGTGCACGGCGCGCGGGCCGTGGTCGTGCGGGTCCGCGAGGATCCGGACGCCAAGCTGCTGCTCGGCGCGGCGGGGGCGTTCACCTTCGTGCTGTCCGCGCTGAAGATCCCGTCGGTGACGGGCTCGTCGTCGCACCCGACCGGCACCGGACTGGGGGCGGTGCTGTTCCGGCCCCCGGTGATGGCGCTGGTCGGGACGGTGGTGCTGCTCTTCCAGGCGCTGCTGCTCGCGCACGGCGGGCTCACCACGCTCGGTGCGAACGTGTTCTCGCTGGCCGTGGCGGGCCCGTGGATCGCCTACGGCTCCTACCGGGCCGTCCGCAGGCTGGGTGGCAGCCTCGGGCCCGCGGTGTTCGTCGCCGCGTTCCTCGCCGATCTCGGCACCTACACGGTCACCAGCGCGCAGCTGGCACTCGCCTTCCCGGACCCGACGTCCGGCTTCGGCGGCGCGTTCCTGACCTTCGCCTCGATCTTCTCGATCACCCAGATCCCGCTGGCCGTGGCGGAGGGGCTGCTGACCGTGCTCGTCGTCCGGCTGCTGGTCCGGATCACCCCGGACGAGCTGCGCAGGCTCGGTGTGCTGCGACCGCGCGACACCACCGGAACCGAGCCGACGGAGGCCGCGGCGTGA
- a CDS encoding dihydrodipicolinate synthase family protein, which produces MSSTPDPRFTGIIATVVTPFDADGEIVEEKLRAEVRYLLSANISGICACGTTGEGYTLSAEESARVCAIVVDEVAGRVPVVGGIIQNSTHAVVRYGKALKEAGVDALQVTPIHYLWSPSTDSTIDYYTEIGEATGLPVIIYNVVPWALIEPAVVSRLADLPHVVGIKQSGGDMHKLADLIELVSDRISVLAAVDDLHLPAFVLGAQGALAAIPTVTPFLSTALWDAVQAGDLTLGKKLHAQILPIWRAIDGPNQPATIKEALRLQGRDGGHHRRPVDPVSPEVSAKLAAALDAAGLLAPGVEPVTA; this is translated from the coding sequence GTGTCGAGCACGCCCGACCCCCGCTTCACCGGCATCATCGCCACCGTCGTCACGCCGTTCGACGCGGATGGCGAGATCGTCGAGGAGAAGCTCCGCGCCGAGGTCCGGTACCTGCTCAGCGCGAACATCAGCGGCATCTGCGCCTGCGGCACCACCGGTGAGGGCTACACGCTGTCCGCGGAGGAGAGCGCCCGGGTCTGCGCGATCGTCGTCGACGAGGTGGCCGGCCGGGTCCCGGTCGTCGGCGGGATCATCCAGAACTCCACCCACGCCGTCGTCCGCTACGGGAAGGCGTTGAAGGAGGCCGGGGTCGACGCGCTGCAGGTCACCCCGATCCACTACCTCTGGTCGCCGAGCACGGACTCGACGATCGACTACTACACCGAGATCGGCGAGGCGACCGGCCTGCCGGTCATCATCTACAACGTCGTGCCGTGGGCGCTGATCGAGCCCGCGGTCGTGTCCCGGCTCGCCGACCTGCCGCACGTGGTCGGCATCAAGCAGTCCGGCGGTGACATGCACAAGCTCGCCGACCTGATCGAGCTGGTCTCCGACCGGATCTCGGTGCTCGCCGCGGTCGACGACCTGCACCTCCCGGCGTTCGTGCTCGGTGCGCAGGGCGCGCTCGCCGCGATTCCGACCGTCACCCCGTTCCTGTCCACCGCGTTGTGGGACGCCGTCCAGGCCGGCGATCTGACGCTGGGGAAGAAGCTGCACGCGCAGATCCTGCCGATCTGGCGGGCGATCGACGGCCCGAACCAGCCGGCGACGATCAAGGAGGCGCTGCGCCTGCAGGGCCGCGACGGCGGTCACCACCGGCGCCCGGTCGACCCGGTGAGCCCCGAGGTCAGCGCGAAGCTGGCCGCTGCGCTGGACGCGGCCGGGCTCCTCGCACCCGGCGTCGAGCCCGTCACCGCCTGA
- a CDS encoding energy-coupling factor ABC transporter substrate-binding protein, with product MKRSTLVNVLLIVAVVALFAIPALFIPGEYAGADGQAGDTIDATGYEPWFEPVWEPPSGEIESGIFAIQAAAGAGVLGYCLGGARTRSRQRREAPAAES from the coding sequence GTGAAGCGCTCGACACTGGTGAACGTACTGCTGATCGTGGCCGTCGTCGCGCTGTTCGCGATCCCGGCGCTGTTCATCCCCGGCGAGTACGCCGGCGCCGACGGCCAGGCCGGCGACACCATCGACGCCACCGGTTACGAGCCCTGGTTCGAGCCGGTCTGGGAGCCGCCGTCCGGCGAGATCGAGTCGGGCATCTTCGCGATCCAGGCCGCCGCGGGCGCCGGTGTGCTCGGGTACTGCCTCGGGGGCGCCCGCACCCGCTCGCGGCAGCGGCGCGAGGCACCCGCGGCCGAGAGCTGA
- a CDS encoding TRAP transporter small permease codes for MTEMEAPAIRDEEVRHRLSVEEWIIGSILGVMLLILFSQVVARFVLGQSLPWSEETARYLFIWMIFTGLGAVTLRGEHIAVDALLDKLSPGGRRVVTQITYAILFAVNIALIVAATRLVRTVRELGQYAPATEIPVWLVYLAVPLGLLVASARLIQASVRLWATEPSVTTHEKGV; via the coding sequence ATGACCGAGATGGAAGCGCCCGCGATCCGCGACGAGGAGGTCCGGCACCGGCTCAGCGTCGAGGAGTGGATCATCGGGTCGATCCTCGGGGTGATGCTGCTGATCCTGTTCAGTCAGGTGGTGGCGCGGTTCGTCCTCGGCCAGTCACTGCCGTGGAGCGAGGAGACCGCGCGCTACCTCTTCATCTGGATGATCTTCACCGGTCTCGGCGCGGTGACGCTGCGTGGCGAGCACATCGCCGTCGACGCTCTGCTGGACAAGCTGAGTCCGGGCGGCAGGCGGGTCGTCACCCAGATCACGTACGCGATCCTCTTCGCCGTCAACATCGCACTGATCGTGGCCGCGACGCGGCTGGTCCGGACGGTCCGGGAACTCGGGCAGTACGCCCCGGCCACCGAGATCCCGGTCTGGCTGGTCTACCTCGCGGTGCCGCTGGGGCTCCTCGTCGCCAGTGCGCGCCTGATCCAGGCGAGCGTCCGCCTGTGGGCGACCGAGCCGAGCGTCACCACGCACGAGAAGGGGGTCTGA
- a CDS encoding TRAP transporter substrate-binding protein produces the protein MGAIAAVGGLTACSSAAPLAGRSEYTITVGHPSQSDHFHVASFNHFKDLVEERSSGRIAVRFYPDGIFGGDRETIESVQMRYLQLGFSPSSSVAAFVPQMSIWDVPFLFDSLEHAYATLDSPFGQRILAETREFNMLGLGYWDNGFRHLSTRATKVESLADLRGLSVRVLENPVHIRAWRSVGANPTPMAFGEVYVGLQQGTIDAQENALPNIETARFYEVQRYVMLTQHIYGPQPFYINTDFFEDLPEDLQEVVVSSELDARQVCRDRSQGADEQATRTISESGSEIVELTPDQRAEFAEPMQEGAEAYLRGVVGEELIDELHDVVREYA, from the coding sequence ATGGGGGCCATCGCCGCCGTCGGCGGGTTGACCGCGTGCTCCTCCGCCGCCCCGCTCGCAGGGCGGTCGGAGTACACGATCACGGTGGGGCACCCCTCGCAGTCCGACCACTTCCACGTGGCGTCGTTCAACCACTTCAAGGACCTGGTCGAGGAGAGGTCCTCGGGCAGGATCGCGGTCCGCTTCTATCCGGACGGCATCTTCGGCGGTGATCGCGAGACGATCGAGTCGGTGCAGATGCGCTACCTGCAGCTCGGCTTCAGCCCGTCCTCGTCGGTCGCCGCCTTCGTCCCGCAGATGTCGATCTGGGACGTGCCGTTCCTCTTCGACTCCCTGGAGCACGCGTACGCGACGCTGGACAGCCCGTTCGGCCAGCGGATCCTCGCCGAGACCCGCGAGTTCAACATGTTGGGGCTGGGCTACTGGGACAACGGTTTCCGGCACCTGTCGACCAGGGCCACGAAGGTCGAGAGCCTCGCCGACCTGCGGGGGCTGTCGGTGCGGGTCCTGGAGAACCCGGTGCACATCCGGGCCTGGCGCAGCGTCGGGGCGAACCCGACCCCGATGGCGTTCGGCGAGGTCTACGTCGGGCTGCAGCAGGGCACGATCGACGCCCAGGAGAACGCGCTGCCGAACATCGAGACGGCGAGGTTCTACGAGGTGCAGCGCTACGTGATGCTGACCCAGCACATCTACGGGCCCCAGCCCTTCTACATCAACACCGACTTCTTCGAGGACCTGCCCGAGGACCTGCAGGAGGTGGTCGTCAGTTCCGAGCTCGACGCCCGGCAGGTCTGCCGGGACCGGTCACAGGGCGCCGACGAGCAGGCCACGCGCACGATCTCCGAGTCCGGCAGCGAGATCGTCGAGCTGACCCCCGATCAGCGCGCCGAGTTCGCGGAGCCGATGCAGGAGGGCGCCGAGGCGTACCTGCGCGGCGTGGTGGGAGAAGAGCTCATCGACGAGCTCCACGACGTGGTGAGGGAGTACGCATGA